A genomic region of Friedmanniella luteola contains the following coding sequences:
- a CDS encoding MFS transporter has protein sequence MTVAPTGLVRAGTRQGRWVLLATIAGSGLAQLDGTVVNVALAAIGRDLDAGFTALQWVVNAYTLTLAALILLGGVLGDLYGRRRVFLVGVVWFAVASALCALAPGEEVLIAARALQGVGGALLTPGSLAIISASFVPQDRARAVGAWSGLGGIAGAVGPFLGGWLVGLDWRWVFLVNLPVAALIVVVTLRHVPESRDEEVVAGTGHVDLPGTVLVVLALGGLTYALTEAGRSGWHPVLVGAGLLGLVAGAAFVVVERRAAQPLVRLDMFTDRVFAATNLVTVFVYAALAVYFFLIVLQLQVVSGWGPLAAGTAVLPVTACMLLLSARAGAAAQRHGPRTLMTLGCLLAGAGFVAALRIGPGADFLTDVLPSVLLLGLGLSCAVAPLTAAVLAAVLAAAPDHLAGAASGINNATARSAGLLAIAVVPAVAGLGGAGVDDAAALGRGFVVAMLIGAGLLAVGAVVSWAGLGRAGRHLLA, from the coding sequence CGACCGGACTCGTCCGGGCCGGCACCCGGCAGGGTCGCTGGGTGCTGCTGGCCACCATCGCCGGTTCCGGCCTGGCCCAGCTGGACGGCACCGTCGTCAACGTGGCGCTGGCCGCCATCGGCCGGGACCTCGACGCCGGCTTCACCGCCCTGCAGTGGGTGGTCAACGCCTACACCCTCACGCTGGCGGCACTGATCCTGCTGGGCGGCGTGCTGGGCGACCTCTACGGCCGCCGCCGGGTCTTCCTGGTCGGGGTGGTCTGGTTCGCCGTCGCGTCCGCCCTCTGCGCCCTCGCGCCCGGCGAGGAGGTGCTCATCGCCGCCCGCGCCCTGCAGGGGGTCGGCGGCGCCCTGCTGACCCCGGGCAGCCTCGCCATCATCTCCGCCAGCTTCGTGCCGCAGGACCGCGCCCGCGCCGTCGGCGCCTGGTCCGGCCTCGGGGGCATCGCCGGCGCGGTCGGTCCGTTCCTCGGCGGCTGGCTGGTCGGCCTCGACTGGCGCTGGGTGTTCCTGGTGAACCTCCCGGTCGCCGCGCTGATCGTCGTGGTGACGCTGCGGCACGTCCCGGAGAGCCGTGACGAGGAGGTCGTGGCCGGGACCGGCCACGTCGACCTGCCCGGCACCGTGCTGGTGGTCCTCGCCCTCGGCGGGCTCACCTACGCGCTGACCGAGGCCGGCCGCAGCGGTTGGCACCCGGTGCTGGTCGGCGCCGGACTGCTGGGTCTGGTGGCGGGCGCGGCCTTCGTCGTCGTCGAGCGGCGGGCCGCCCAGCCCCTGGTCCGGCTCGACATGTTCACCGACCGCGTCTTCGCGGCGACCAACCTGGTGACGGTGTTCGTCTACGCCGCCCTGGCGGTCTACTTCTTCCTCATCGTGCTCCAGCTGCAGGTGGTCAGCGGCTGGGGTCCGCTCGCCGCCGGCACCGCCGTCCTCCCCGTCACCGCCTGCATGCTGCTGCTCTCCGCCCGGGCCGGGGCGGCCGCGCAGCGGCACGGACCGCGGACGCTGATGACCCTGGGCTGCCTGCTGGCCGGGGCGGGCTTCGTCGCCGCCCTGCGGATCGGCCCGGGCGCGGACTTCTTGACCGACGTGCTGCCCTCGGTCCTGCTGCTCGGCCTCGGCCTGTCCTGTGCCGTCGCCCCGCTCACCGCCGCCGTGCTCGCCGCCGTGCTCGCCGCCGCGCCCGACCACCTCGCGGGGGCCGCCTCCGGCATCAACAACGCCACCGCCCGCTCTGCCGGGCTGCTCGCCATCGCCGTCGTGCCCGCTGTGGCCGGGCTGGGTGGGGCCGGGGTGGACGACGCCGCCGCACTCGGCCGGGGCTTCGTCGTGGCCATGCTGATCGGCGCGGGGTTGCTCGCCGTGGGCGCGGTGGTGTCCTGGGCCGGCCTGGGCCGGGCCGGCCGGCATCTGCTGGCCTGA
- a CDS encoding ABC transporter ATP-binding protein gives MITIDRLSRRYGSFTAVDDISFEVRPGSVTGFLGPNGAGKSTAMRMMVGLTPPSSGAATVLGRPYRSLPNPGREVGVLLDAGAQHGGRTGREVLTLAAVLMGVGRARVDAMLALVGLSPTEARRRVKHYSLGMRQRLGIAHALLGDPQVLILDEPANGLDPAGIHWMRGLLRDFAARGGTVLLSSHLLHEVEVVADELVLIGRGRIVAQGAKTELLASTSTVVGSDDLDVLADALEAAGITVTRTGGRTLVAAAPLDRVGRLAAAERLALTELRASEGGGLEQMFLELTADDAREAVGA, from the coding sequence ATGATCACCATCGACAGGCTCAGCCGGCGGTACGGGTCGTTCACCGCCGTCGACGACATCAGCTTCGAGGTCCGCCCGGGCAGCGTGACGGGCTTCCTCGGACCCAACGGCGCGGGCAAGTCCACCGCCATGCGCATGATGGTGGGGCTCACCCCGCCGAGCAGCGGTGCGGCCACCGTCCTCGGCCGGCCCTACCGCTCGCTGCCCAACCCCGGCCGCGAGGTCGGCGTCCTGCTGGACGCCGGCGCGCAGCACGGCGGCCGCACGGGTCGCGAGGTGCTCACCCTGGCCGCCGTCCTGATGGGCGTCGGCCGCGCCCGGGTCGACGCGATGCTGGCCCTGGTCGGCCTGTCGCCCACCGAGGCGCGGCGCCGGGTCAAGCACTACTCGCTGGGGATGCGGCAGCGGCTCGGGATCGCCCACGCCCTGCTCGGGGACCCGCAGGTGCTCATCCTGGACGAGCCGGCCAACGGGCTCGACCCGGCGGGCATCCACTGGATGCGGGGCCTGCTCCGGGACTTCGCCGCCCGCGGTGGCACGGTGCTGCTGTCCTCGCACTTGCTGCACGAGGTCGAGGTCGTCGCCGACGAGCTGGTGCTGATCGGCCGCGGCCGCATCGTGGCGCAGGGCGCCAAGACGGAGCTGCTGGCCAGCACGAGCACCGTCGTCGGGTCCGACGACCTCGACGTGCTGGCGGACGCCCTGGAGGCGGCCGGCATCACGGTCACCCGGACGGGCGGCCGGACGCTGGTCGCCGCCGCGCCGCTCGACCGCGTCGGCCGGCTCGCCGCCGCGGAGCGGCTGGCCCTCACCGAGCTGCGGGCCAGCGAGGGCGGGGGGCTCGAGCAGATGTTCCTCGAGCTCACCGCCGACGACGCACGCGAGGCGGTGGGGGCATGA
- a CDS encoding response regulator transcription factor, whose product MSEGTGPDGVVRVLLADDDALVRAGLRMILGGHPDLEVVGEARDGVEAVELAGALAADVVLMDIRMPRQDGLAATEVLLRSGSPPAVLVLTTFDTDDSVLTALRIGASGFLLKDTPPDRIVDAVRRVATGEPMLSPSVTAQLIAAVAGGQQPDRAAAARSRLAGLTEREREVALAVGAGRTNAEIGAALYMSVATVKAHVSRVMAKLGVENRVQVAIQVHDAGLG is encoded by the coding sequence GTGAGCGAGGGGACCGGGCCGGACGGCGTGGTGCGCGTGCTGCTGGCCGACGACGACGCCCTGGTCCGGGCGGGACTGCGGATGATCCTCGGCGGCCATCCCGACCTCGAGGTCGTCGGCGAGGCCCGCGACGGGGTCGAGGCCGTGGAGCTCGCGGGGGCGCTGGCCGCGGACGTGGTGCTGATGGACATCCGGATGCCGCGCCAGGACGGCCTGGCCGCCACCGAGGTGCTGCTGCGGTCGGGGTCGCCGCCGGCGGTGCTGGTGCTGACCACCTTCGACACCGACGACAGCGTGCTGACCGCCCTGCGGATCGGGGCCAGCGGCTTCCTGCTGAAGGACACCCCGCCCGACCGGATCGTCGACGCCGTCCGGCGGGTGGCCACCGGGGAGCCGATGCTCTCCCCCAGCGTCACCGCCCAGCTGATCGCCGCGGTCGCCGGCGGCCAGCAGCCCGACCGGGCTGCCGCGGCCCGCTCCCGGCTGGCGGGCCTCACCGAGCGGGAGCGGGAGGTGGCCCTGGCCGTCGGCGCCGGACGCACCAACGCCGAGATCGGGGCCGCGCTGTACATGAGCGTCGCCACGGTGAAGGCCCACGTGTCACGGGTGATGGCCAAGCTGGGCGTCGAGAACCGGGTCCAGGTGGCGATCCAGGTCCACGACGCCGGGCTCGGCTGA
- a CDS encoding sensor histidine kinase, which produces MPDRPAPPPLTRFQEGWRLTVAALGGLLLWVGQFGTNDQPVVWFAGLDLLLGSASVVAVHWRRRWPATVAWLTTLTTAFSSTAGVAGALAYVSLVTTRRWKAIVPVSVAGLGTGSLYELVAPGSGLPGDELPWWTTLVFLALFTAVALVAGLYIGARRDLVQSYRDRAETAEREQAARVEQARMGERARIAREMHDVLAHRISLVALHAGAMTYRTDLGAEELRSSARVVQENAHLALSELRDVLGVLRDRTPGPAAVGPGPSPPQPQPTLADLPALVRETREAGTPVQVAGRLADPAALPDAVGRTAFRVVQEALTNARKHAPGCPVVLRLDGTPGARLEVEVSNPLLRSPVPAGDRAWGPAGLGAASPVPGAGLGLVGLAERVGLAGGGLVHGPAAGRYEVRAWLPWPA; this is translated from the coding sequence GTGCCCGACCGCCCCGCCCCGCCGCCGCTGACCCGGTTCCAGGAGGGCTGGCGGCTCACGGTGGCGGCGCTGGGCGGCCTGCTGCTCTGGGTCGGCCAGTTCGGTACCAACGACCAGCCGGTCGTCTGGTTCGCCGGGCTGGACCTGCTGCTCGGCAGCGCCAGCGTCGTCGCGGTGCACTGGCGGCGACGGTGGCCGGCCACCGTCGCGTGGCTGACCACGCTGACGACGGCGTTCTCGTCGACGGCGGGGGTCGCCGGGGCCCTCGCCTACGTCTCCCTCGTCACGACCCGACGCTGGAAGGCGATCGTCCCGGTGTCGGTGGCCGGACTCGGGACCGGGTCCCTCTACGAGCTGGTCGCGCCCGGGTCCGGGCTGCCGGGCGACGAGCTGCCGTGGTGGACGACGCTGGTCTTCCTCGCCCTGTTCACCGCCGTCGCCCTCGTGGCCGGTCTCTACATCGGGGCGCGGCGCGACCTCGTGCAGTCCTACCGCGACCGGGCGGAGACGGCCGAGCGGGAGCAGGCGGCCCGGGTGGAGCAGGCCCGGATGGGCGAGCGCGCCCGGATCGCCCGGGAGATGCACGACGTGCTGGCGCACCGGATCTCCCTCGTCGCCCTGCACGCCGGGGCGATGACCTACCGCACCGACCTGGGCGCCGAGGAGCTGCGCTCCTCGGCCCGCGTGGTGCAGGAGAACGCACACCTGGCCCTGAGCGAGCTGCGCGACGTGCTGGGCGTCCTGCGGGACCGGACGCCGGGGCCCGCGGCGGTCGGCCCCGGGCCCTCGCCGCCGCAGCCGCAGCCGACGCTCGCCGACCTGCCGGCGCTGGTCCGCGAGACCCGTGAGGCCGGCACGCCCGTCCAGGTCGCCGGCCGGCTGGCCGATCCGGCAGCGCTGCCCGACGCCGTCGGCCGGACCGCCTTCCGGGTGGTCCAGGAGGCCCTCACCAACGCCCGCAAGCACGCTCCGGGCTGCCCGGTGGTCCTGCGGCTCGACGGCACCCCGGGCGCCCGGCTGGAGGTCGAGGTCAGCAACCCGCTGCTGCGCTCCCCGGTCCCGGCCGGCGACCGGGCGTGGGGTCCGGCCGGGCTGGGGGCGGCCTCCCCGGTCCCCGGGGCGGGGCTGGGCCTGGTCGGCCTGGCCGAGCGCGTCGGGCTGGCCGGAGGCGGGCTGGTGCACGGGCCGGCCGCCGGTCGCTACGAGGTCCGCGCCTGGTTGCCGTGGCCCGCGTGA